A genomic stretch from Vibrio cortegadensis includes:
- a CDS encoding Solitary outer membrane autotransporter beta-barrel domain, translating to MGRIISRSFAFSLLFFPLASIASNIQSQFQKDLERNFAAAIILTDSDVLTFGFHDFDPNDWFDLKNENIGTEDSINLRKKIAVTILPYTFDLSDDDAVNKHQISVRLSSLVVDQNVEIDSNYSDDRHRELVAGLGVEYEYIQALNEDWSMNWGIGTHIQYYRSRYEYGSEVLDPIKDIVDGVIVNTSAWATVIEPNIEFKYEQPKDWGKWTFKSRLNYFYGFGWGDANNGHIGNPEGWFVSNGLAAFYDFDQWGRAVQSVYSSIRRVDIGGDTSTPFGTSHYYEGSIGWLMTPPFETDLIDNVGIGLNINYGSNLKGGSIILFFNQD from the coding sequence ATGGGCCGAATCATTTCCCGTAGTTTTGCCTTCTCTTTGCTATTTTTTCCACTTGCATCTATCGCTTCAAATATTCAAAGCCAATTTCAGAAAGATCTTGAGCGCAATTTTGCCGCAGCGATTATTCTCACCGATAGTGATGTTCTAACGTTTGGCTTTCATGACTTTGATCCAAATGATTGGTTTGATTTGAAAAATGAAAATATTGGTACGGAAGATTCGATCAACTTACGAAAAAAAATCGCCGTGACGATATTGCCATATACTTTTGATCTCAGTGATGATGACGCCGTTAATAAGCACCAAATATCGGTTCGGTTATCATCTCTTGTCGTCGATCAGAATGTCGAAATAGATTCAAATTATAGCGATGATCGACATAGAGAGCTTGTGGCCGGTCTTGGCGTTGAATACGAATACATACAAGCTCTAAATGAAGATTGGAGCATGAACTGGGGAATCGGCACACATATTCAGTACTATAGAAGTCGGTATGAATATGGAAGTGAGGTGTTAGATCCGATCAAAGACATTGTTGATGGTGTCATTGTTAATACCAGTGCCTGGGCTACGGTGATAGAGCCCAATATTGAATTTAAGTATGAGCAGCCTAAAGATTGGGGAAAGTGGACGTTTAAATCTCGGTTAAACTATTTTTATGGTTTCGGCTGGGGGGATGCGAATAACGGTCATATTGGCAATCCTGAAGGCTGGTTTGTAAGTAACGGCCTAGCGGCTTTTTACGATTTTGATCAATGGGGAAGAGCCGTACAATCGGTTTACAGCAGTATTCGTAGAGTTGATATTGGTGGAGATACTTCAACTCCATTTGGCACAAGTCACTATTATGAAGGCAGTATCGGGTGGTTAATGACTCCCCCTTTTGAAACAGACTTAATTGATAATGTCGGAATAGGGCTCAATATTAATTATGGTAGTAATTTGAAGGGCGGTAGTATCATTCTGTTTTTCAACCAAGATTGA
- a CDS encoding basic amino acid/polyamine antiporter has translation MEKKLGLGSLTALVIGSMIGAGVFSLPQNVAAIASPAAVMIGWLITGVGMVFLALSFQHLAHLKPNIDSGVFGYAQAGFGDFVGFCSAWGYWLSAMLANVSYLVIVFSTLGMLFDQPDAVYFGAGNTWLSVAGSSILLWLVHALVLRGVQTAALINVITTCAKLIPLILFILCASIAFKWDTFVFDFTGVSFGPEHDLLAQVKSTMLITVWVFIGVEGAVVVSSRAKKRGDIGKATILGLLTALTIYVFVTLLSMGVISTQELATYQNPSMAKVLTEIIGPWGELVIGVGLLISVCGAFLSWTVLASEAPYLGAKDKMFPKVFAKKNDSGSPYKALTFTNVCIQFSLIFVMFAGSTYDTLLIIASEMILVPYFLVGAYTLKLAIDTGNRGSLLYVGIFASAYGVWLLYASGLNYLLLSALLYVPGLLFFIKAKKEQQQQAFNFKEKLGASVLAIAATSALINLLS, from the coding sequence ATGGAAAAGAAATTGGGGCTGGGTTCACTAACAGCACTCGTCATTGGCTCGATGATCGGGGCGGGCGTTTTCAGCTTACCTCAAAATGTAGCCGCGATCGCAAGCCCTGCAGCGGTTATGATTGGCTGGTTAATTACTGGTGTGGGAATGGTATTTCTTGCACTTTCTTTCCAACATCTTGCTCACTTAAAACCTAATATTGATAGTGGTGTGTTTGGCTATGCACAAGCTGGGTTTGGTGATTTTGTCGGGTTTTGCTCTGCTTGGGGTTACTGGCTAAGTGCGATGCTTGCCAACGTATCCTATCTGGTGATTGTCTTCAGTACGCTTGGAATGCTATTTGATCAACCAGATGCCGTCTATTTCGGCGCAGGCAACACATGGTTATCTGTTGCTGGATCTTCGATTCTGTTATGGCTGGTGCATGCATTGGTATTACGCGGAGTCCAAACTGCTGCATTGATCAATGTTATTACCACTTGCGCTAAACTTATCCCATTGATTCTGTTTATCCTCTGCGCTTCTATTGCCTTTAAATGGGACACCTTTGTTTTTGATTTTACTGGTGTAAGCTTTGGACCAGAACATGATTTACTTGCACAAGTAAAAAGTACCATGTTGATTACGGTTTGGGTGTTCATCGGTGTTGAAGGTGCTGTCGTTGTATCAAGTCGAGCTAAAAAGCGTGGTGATATAGGCAAAGCAACAATTTTAGGTTTGTTAACCGCACTTACGATTTATGTATTTGTAACTTTGTTGTCTATGGGGGTGATCAGCACACAAGAGCTAGCGACGTATCAAAACCCTTCAATGGCGAAAGTGTTAACAGAGATAATTGGCCCGTGGGGTGAACTAGTTATTGGTGTCGGCTTGCTTATTTCTGTATGCGGAGCATTTCTAAGTTGGACCGTTCTTGCATCTGAAGCGCCATATTTAGGTGCAAAAGATAAAATGTTTCCTAAAGTATTTGCGAAAAAAAATGACAGCGGTAGTCCATATAAAGCACTGACGTTTACCAATGTTTGCATCCAATTTTCGCTGATCTTCGTGATGTTTGCTGGTAGTACTTACGACACTCTACTTATCATTGCTTCTGAGATGATTCTTGTCCCATATTTTCTTGTGGGCGCCTATACATTGAAGCTGGCCATAGATACTGGGAATAGAGGTTCATTACTCTATGTTGGTATCTTTGCAAGTGCGTATGGTGTCTGGCTGCTTTATGCATCGGGTTTAAACTATTTACTTCTCTCTGCACTCCTTTATGTTCCTGGATTATTGTTTTTCATAAAAGCAAAAAAAGAGCAGCAGCAACAAGCATTTAATTTTAAAGAAAAGTTAGGGGCTAGTGTTCTTGCTATTGCTGCCACTTCCGCGTTGATAAACCTACTGTCATAA
- a CDS encoding diguanylate cyclase, with translation MHAPPHNCRRSLCQISHVLSVLPEPVFLIDRAGKYLNVWGGTSQQLHHDAQQLLGSSLTDLFEPALAKSFLKVLEQVSLSGESQMIEYTISPSDITQFEEIVGPKEKQYFSAVVAPFSAEGEVLWCVRNVTELNKSLELLGKQTELLEGLTNTDHLTQVFNRHALENYVPPVMERAKRDHASATIFMIDVDYFKQLNDHYGHTYGDKALRTIADCLKSVERKNGMCFRYGGDEFLLFFTHLTLDDVEEITSELSDKLEQSALVHAHSPISEKVTVTIGIEHQRIMPNSWELEELVQLADKALFEAKNTKRGSIKLNVN, from the coding sequence ATGCATGCACCTCCCCACAATTGTCGCCGTTCATTATGTCAAATTAGTCACGTGCTATCGGTTTTACCTGAGCCTGTCTTTTTAATCGATAGAGCAGGGAAGTATCTTAATGTGTGGGGGGGAACTAGCCAACAACTTCATCACGATGCCCAGCAGTTATTAGGCTCTTCCTTAACTGATCTGTTTGAACCAGCACTGGCTAAATCCTTCCTTAAGGTTTTAGAGCAGGTATCGCTATCGGGTGAATCACAAATGATCGAATACACCATTTCCCCAAGTGATATAACGCAGTTTGAAGAGATTGTTGGACCAAAAGAGAAGCAATATTTCAGTGCCGTTGTTGCACCTTTCTCTGCTGAAGGGGAAGTTTTATGGTGCGTGAGAAATGTCACTGAGCTAAATAAAAGTTTGGAGCTACTGGGTAAGCAAACGGAATTGTTAGAGGGGCTGACGAACACTGACCACTTAACACAAGTGTTTAACAGGCATGCTTTGGAAAATTATGTTCCTCCTGTAATGGAGAGAGCAAAGCGTGATCATGCGAGTGCGACAATCTTTATGATTGATGTGGACTATTTTAAACAACTCAATGATCACTATGGCCATACTTATGGCGATAAAGCATTACGTACCATCGCAGACTGTTTAAAAAGTGTAGAACGAAAAAACGGAATGTGTTTTCGTTATGGTGGTGATGAATTCCTACTGTTTTTCACTCACCTGACATTAGATGATGTGGAAGAGATAACATCTGAACTGAGTGACAAGCTTGAGCAATCCGCCCTAGTTCATGCCCACTCTCCAATCAGTGAAAAAGTGACGGTAACCATTGGGATTGAGCATCAGCGTATTATGCCTAACTCATGGGAATTAGAAGAGTTGGTACAACTGGCGGATAAGGCTCTATTTGAAGCCAAAAATACGAAAAGAGGTAGTATTAAGCTAAACGTCAATTAG